From the genome of Streptomyces sp. NBC_01260, one region includes:
- the purN gene encoding phosphoribosylglycinamide formyltransferase: MASPLSSAAPARLVVLVSGSGTNLQALLDAIGDDPEGYGAQVVAVGADRDGIAGLERAERAAIPTFVCRVKDHASRAEWDAALAAATAAHRPDLVVSAGFMKIVGKEFLAGFGGRFINTHPALLPSFPGAHGVRDALAYGVKVTGCTVHFVDDGVDTGPIIAQGVVEVTEEDTPEGEAALHERIKEVERKLLVEAVGRLARDGYRIEGRKVHLDHVGE, translated from the coding sequence GTGGCCTCCCCGCTCTCCTCCGCCGCCCCGGCCCGACTGGTCGTGCTGGTCTCCGGTTCCGGTACGAACCTCCAAGCCCTGCTCGACGCGATCGGTGACGACCCCGAGGGGTACGGCGCACAGGTCGTGGCGGTCGGTGCGGACCGCGACGGCATCGCTGGTCTGGAGCGGGCCGAACGGGCCGCAATCCCCACGTTCGTGTGCCGGGTCAAGGACCACGCGTCACGCGCGGAGTGGGACGCCGCGCTCGCCGCGGCCACCGCCGCGCACCGCCCGGACCTCGTCGTGTCCGCGGGGTTCATGAAGATCGTGGGCAAGGAGTTCCTCGCCGGGTTCGGCGGCCGGTTCATCAACACCCACCCCGCCCTGCTCCCCAGCTTTCCCGGTGCCCACGGTGTGCGTGACGCGCTCGCGTACGGCGTGAAGGTCACCGGGTGCACCGTCCACTTCGTCGACGACGGCGTCGACACCGGTCCGATCATCGCGCAGGGCGTGGTCGAGGTGACCGAAGAGGACACCCCGGAGGGTGAAGCAGCTCTCCATGAACGCATCAAGGAAGTCGAGCGCAAGCTGCTCGTCGAGGCCGTGGGGCGGCTCGCCCGTGACGGCTATCGCATTGAGGGACGAAAGGTTCATCTCGATCATGTCGGTGAATAA
- the purH gene encoding bifunctional phosphoribosylaminoimidazolecarboxamide formyltransferase/IMP cyclohydrolase: protein MSVNKPIRRALVSVYDKTGLEDLARGLHEAGVELVSTGSTAGRIAAAGVPVTKVEELTGFPECLDGRVKTLHPRVHAGILADLRLDAHREQLAELGVEPFDLVVVNLYPFKETVASGASADECVEQIDIGGPSMVRAAAKNHPSVAVVTSPERYADVLTAVKAGGFDLTARKRLAAEAFQHTAAYDVAVASWFADDYAAADDSGFPDFFGTTYERQDVLRYGENPHQPAALYTSGAGGLAGAEQLHGKAMSYNNYTDTDAARRAAYDHAEPCVAIIKHANPCGIAIADDIAEAHRNAHACDPLSAYGGVIAVNRPVSVAMAEQVAEIFTEVIVAPAYEDGAVEVLSRKKNIRVLRCPEAPSAEVEVKPIDGGALLQVTDRLQADGDDPANWTLATGEALSADELRELSFAWKACRAVKSNAILLARDGASVGVGMGQVNRVDSAKLAVERAGEERARGAYAASDAFFPFPDGLEILTAAGIKAVAQPGGSVRDELVVEAAKKAGVTMYFTGTRHFFH from the coding sequence ATGTCGGTGAATAAGCCCATCCGCCGCGCCCTGGTCAGTGTCTACGACAAGACCGGGCTCGAAGACCTCGCCCGCGGTCTGCACGAGGCCGGTGTCGAGCTGGTCTCCACCGGCTCCACCGCCGGGAGGATCGCGGCCGCCGGAGTACCGGTCACCAAGGTCGAGGAGCTCACCGGCTTCCCCGAGTGCCTCGACGGCCGCGTCAAGACGCTGCACCCGCGCGTCCACGCCGGCATCCTGGCCGACCTCCGGCTGGACGCGCACCGCGAGCAGCTCGCCGAGCTGGGCGTGGAGCCGTTCGACCTGGTGGTCGTCAACCTCTACCCGTTCAAGGAGACCGTCGCCTCCGGCGCCTCGGCCGACGAGTGCGTGGAGCAGATCGACATCGGCGGCCCCTCGATGGTCCGCGCCGCCGCCAAGAACCACCCCTCGGTGGCCGTCGTCACCAGCCCCGAGCGGTACGCCGACGTGCTGACCGCGGTCAAGGCGGGCGGCTTCGACCTGACCGCCCGCAAGCGGCTCGCCGCCGAGGCATTCCAGCACACCGCCGCGTACGACGTGGCCGTCGCCTCCTGGTTCGCGGACGACTACGCCGCCGCCGACGACTCGGGCTTCCCCGACTTCTTCGGTACGACGTACGAGCGCCAGGACGTCCTGCGCTACGGCGAGAACCCGCACCAGCCCGCCGCGCTCTACACCTCCGGCGCCGGCGGCCTGGCCGGTGCCGAGCAGCTGCACGGCAAGGCGATGTCGTACAACAACTACACGGACACCGACGCCGCGCGCCGGGCCGCGTACGACCACGCCGAGCCGTGCGTCGCGATCATCAAGCACGCCAACCCGTGCGGCATCGCGATCGCCGACGACATCGCCGAGGCGCACCGCAACGCGCACGCCTGCGACCCGCTGTCGGCGTACGGCGGTGTCATCGCCGTCAACCGTCCGGTGAGCGTCGCCATGGCCGAGCAGGTCGCGGAGATCTTCACCGAGGTCATCGTCGCCCCGGCGTACGAGGACGGCGCGGTCGAGGTGCTGTCCCGCAAGAAGAACATCCGCGTGCTGCGCTGCCCCGAGGCCCCGTCGGCCGAGGTCGAGGTCAAGCCGATCGACGGCGGCGCGCTGCTCCAGGTCACCGACCGCCTCCAGGCGGACGGCGACGACCCGGCCAACTGGACGCTGGCCACCGGCGAGGCGCTCTCCGCCGACGAGCTGCGGGAGCTCTCCTTCGCGTGGAAGGCCTGCCGGGCGGTCAAGTCCAACGCGATCCTGCTCGCCAGGGACGGCGCCTCGGTCGGCGTCGGCATGGGCCAGGTCAACCGCGTCGACTCCGCGAAGCTCGCCGTCGAGCGGGCGGGCGAGGAGCGGGCACGGGGCGCGTACGCGGCCTCCGACGCCTTCTTCCCCTTCCCCGACGGGCTGGAGATCCTGACCGCGGCCGGCATCAAGGCCGTGGCCCAGCCGGGTGGTTCGGTCCGCGACGAGCTGGTGGTCGAGGCCGCGAAGAAGGCCGGCGTGACGATGTACTTCACCGGCACCCGCCACTTCTTCCACTGA